Genomic DNA from Enterococcus saccharolyticus subsp. saccharolyticus:
GCTTAGTACATATGGATATGCAGCAACCCATAATTTTCTATTGCCCAATATGTTCGAATCAATTTTTCCACTAGTAATCCAATGCATCCCTACATAATGATTCACATTCATAAAACCTAATTCATTCAATCGTTGTTCAAACTCTAATGAATTTTGCGTATGATTATTACCTTCTGCAATTTTAGGTTCTTCAATATCATTGACCATCAAAGTATCTTTCGGTAGCCCTAAAGAATTAGCCATAGCTGCAAAATAATCCGCTTCTTTTTTTGCTTGGTCTTTTGTTTTAAACCAGCTGTAATGATAAACAGAAACTTTCATTCCTGCAGCTAAAGCATTTTTTATTTGATCTTTAGCATATGGATTCTGATAACTGGTTGCTTCTGTCAACTTTACAACAACACCATCTACTCCATAAGACTTAATAATCTTAAAATTTTCTACACTTATATAGCCATTATGTGAAGAAATATCAATAAAACTTTTTTTAGGTAGATTTGTATCAGTAGCACTAACATGTGGAATTGCTAACGATGCACTAAAAGCTTGCATGTTGTTTAAATCAGAACGTCCACTTGGGAAAATATACTCTTCATCGCTCTTTAGCTCAGGGATTGTCGTTTCTGTAGTTGATTCAATCGTTGCTGATTCTTCTGTTTTTTGGGAGTCATCCAAAACTGTATGGCTTTCATCCAAGCTTTCCTCTGATGCAGAACCAGTAGACTCTGTCAAAGAAATTTGTTCTGATTTTATTGATTCCATCTCTTGCTCCACAATAGAACTATCTGAAATCGACTGTTGATTTATTTCTCCCGTTTCATCCACCTCAAATGATTTTTCTATTTCTGTTGACATAGTTGCTTCATTTGTCGATTCTGTTGCATACACATTTAATAACGGTTGCAACATTAACACAGAACAAGCACTAACAACTATGATTCTTTTTCTCTTTTTCATATTAGCTACTAAACTCCCCATAATTTGTTTCTTTATATACATTTAAAATGACACACTATCAATAAAGCTACCATATTTTTTATTTAAAATAAATAATTATCTCAATTTAATTTATTCTATAAAAAAGGCACTGTATTATATAAATATGATATAGTAGAATTGAGAATATTTTTAGGGGGAGAAAACAATGAAAAAGAATTATTTTTTGATTTCTAGTGTCAGTTTAATAGCAACACTCTTTTCTATCAATACATCCACACCTGTCTTAGCCAATGACACCTCATCTGTAGACTCAGTCATTGCAGAAACTACTGAGTCTACAGAAAGTTTGCCGTCTGTATCTGTAGCAGAAACTATTGAATCAGTTGGAGACCTATCTAGTGTAGACAATGAATCTATCTCAAGTAATTCGACAATGATTGAAGATTCAACTACTGAGTCGACAATTGTAGAAGATTCGTCAACAGCTGAAACACAATCAAGTGAGTCTCAATCACTTGAACCAACGTATACTGTCGAAACTATTGATAAACAAGGTATTCTAAAAAATACTTCAAATGAATATTGGCAAACCTTAGAAAATCTCATCACTTCTAAAGAACAAACTAATTTACAACTAAAAACTTATCAAGAACAACTAATCGGTAATACAATTTATCAAATAAGTGAAAAAATTGTATTTAATGACCAAACAGCCTACTACAAAATAAGCAATACAAATGAACAAACAGTCGCATATATTTCCGAAGAAGCAATTGAATTTGTTAATGCTCCACAAACTGTTAAAAAATATATCACAATAACTTCAAATAATAATGTCGTCTATCAAGACATTTATTTAACACAAAAAATAGATTCCACTAAATTACTAAATAAAACTTTTTACGTTCATGAACGTATCACTGCTTTAGATGGAAAAACCTATTTAGTACTTTTTAATAATCAAGATAATCAAGTAGGCTATCTAAAAGATGAAAACTTATCATTAACAGATACCCCTTTAGGAACACCTGAAGCTATCAATAATTATATTACTGTCCACGCTTCGAATAAAACTTTCTATCAAGATACACTTTTACAAAACGAGCAATCAACAAATACGTTATTAGATACGACTTTTCTAGCAAAAAAACTTTATCATCATTTTGATGGTAACCAATACATCTCTATTGAAGACAATAATAAAAAGGGCATCGGTTATATTGATAAATCTTACACTAAAAGTGTAGCTGAACCTCAAGGCACGTATCATGCCTACAATAAGTATGTCACCATCCAATCCGGTAATTACGATATTTGGCAAAATTTCAATTGGCAAAAACGCAGTCATTCTGCCAATTATCAAGGGCAATTGCTACAAGCTCGTGGCTATTATGACCATTTCAATGGGACTCGTTACTTGACCGTATACGATAAAAACGGCAAATGGGTGGGCTACATCAATGCCACAGCGACCAAATTATCAAGCAACGGTGGTGGGGGCAAGTACCATGCCTACAACAAATACGTCACGATTCAATCTGGCAATTACGATATTTGGCAAAATTTTGATTGGCAAAAACGCAGTCATTCCGCCAATTATCACGGACAATTGCTACAAGCTCGTGGCTATTACGACCATTTCAATGGGGCGCGTTACTTGACTGTATACGATAAAAACGGCAAATGGATAGGCTATATCAATGCCACAGCGACCAAACTATCAAGTAATGGTGGCGGGGGCAAGTACCGTGCCTACAACAAATATGTCACCATTCAGTCACCCAATTATGACATTTGGCAAAATTTTGATTGGCAAAAGCGGAGTCATTCCGCCAATTATCACGGGCAATTGCTACAAGCTCGTGGCTATTACGACCATTTCAATGGGGCGCGTTACTTGACTGTATACGATAAAAACGGCAAATGGATAGGCTATATCAATGCCACAGCGACCAAATTATCAAGCAACGGTGGTGGGGGCAAGTATCATGCTTACAACAAATACGTCACGATTCAATCTGGCAATTACGATATTTGGCAAAATTTTGATTGGCAAAAACGAAGTCATTCCTCAAAGTACCAACGGAAAACAGTGTTAGCTCGTGGTTACTACGATCATTTTAATGGGGCGCGATACTTGAGTTTATATGAAAACAACGGCCATTGGATTGGCTATATCAACGAAACTGGGACAAGTTTAGTTAAAGGTGCTGGTGCTTATCTAGGTATCAATCGTAGTAACATTCTAAATGAATTAAATAATAATAGTGGGATGTATCTTAACACACCATTCAGAGGTTCCCTTGCTATTCCAGCGAGTGTGATGAGTCCAATCGGTAATCCAAATCAATATGGTCCAGGATTCAACTGTACAGGTTTTATTGCTACAGCACTTAGAAATAGTGGTGCAAATATTAATAAAGTAGCTAACGCGACGAATGGCATTGGTGGTGTAGCAAATGCATACAATTGGCGTGATGCTTTGACGGCTAACACTGATTATTACACGTTCTATTCGATTAATGCTTTGCTAAAAAGTGGGAAAGCCAAAAAAGGTGATTTGATTTATTTCGAAGCTGATTTCACCAAACCTAATTATGATTGCCATATTGGCTTTTTCTGGGGAAATACACCAAATCAAAATCGCTTCTGGCATTCAACATTAGCCGCAGGTGGTAATAAAATTACTCATATTTTTTCAGGAACACCCTTTTCAAAAATTTTACTAATACCAATGGATTAGCCGAAAACAGGGAATATTTCATGTATTCCCTGTTTTTTTTGCACCAAAAAACCATCTTTGAAGAATTACTTCCCAAAGATGGTTTTTACTTAACTAAAGAAACAACTATCATCAATCAAATACTTAATGTCACTTGTATTTATTTCTAATAATCGATCTGGATTTACTTTACCACGATCACAAATATCATAATTTTCTACTTTAATAACAATGGAACCATCTTCTACGCGGTTAATTGTACCAATGACACCACGATGAAAATTTTTAGGTTGTACTTCATAACGATTGCCTACAACAATTTCTTTCACTTGAACCATAATAATGTCCCCCTTTTGAATAAAGCAAATAACTATTAATTCTATACTCTATTCATAACACGTATTCAAAAAACATACAAGTATTTCGGTTCAACAAAAGTAAGTTTTTTTAAAGTGGTAAGATATTAAAGACGCCTGCTGCCACGGCACCACCAATAATTGGTCCAACGATTGGCACCAAACTATAGCCCCAATCAGAGTTGCCTTTATTAGCAATTGGCAAGAGTTGATGTGCTAAACGCGGGCCTAAGTCACGTGCTGGATTAATAGCATAGCCAGTCGGTCCACCTAGAGATAAACCAATTGCTAAAATTAAAATTCCGACAACCATCGGATTTGTACCATCAGCAAATGTTGTTTCACCAAAAGCTAATAATGCAAACACTAATACGAATGTCCCAATAATTTCAGTCACTAAGTTAGCTGGAAGATTACGAATAGCAGGTCCTGTCGCAAATGTACCTAAAATGGCACCTTGATCTTTGGTCTCTGCCCAATGTGGTAAATATGCTAACCAAACAAGTGTAGCACCAACCATTGCTCCAATAATTTGAGCAATGATGAATGGAAAGACTAAGTTCCAAGCAAATTTACCAGCAATAGCCATACCAATTGTTACTGCTGGGTTCAAATGTGCAGGCCCCATAAAGCTAGATGCATATACAGCAATTGTTACGGCTGTTGCCCATCCTGCAGCAATCACGATCCAGCCTGATGCTTGAGCCTTACTTTTAGCTAAATTGACAGCAGCACATACACCACTACCTAATAAAATTAACATCGCTGTTCCTAAAAACTCACTAAAAATCTGTGTCATATCGCTCATTGTCCTAACTCCTCTTTCAATTGTTTTAGATCAGATTCTGCAATTACTGCTTCTAATTCCGCACGTTGTTTTTCCGTCTCTTCATCTGTCCAGCCAAAGAACGCTTGCATCTTGTTAATAACCGGCTCTTTCATAGCATCTACTTCATCACGAATGAACAAAATAA
This window encodes:
- a CDS encoding MIP/aquaporin family protein, whose protein sequence is MSDMTQIFSEFLGTAMLILLGSGVCAAVNLAKSKAQASGWIVIAAGWATAVTIAVYASSFMGPAHLNPAVTIGMAIAGKFAWNLVFPFIIAQIIGAMVGATLVWLAYLPHWAETKDQGAILGTFATGPAIRNLPANLVTEIIGTFVLVFALLAFGETTFADGTNPMVVGILILAIGLSLGGPTGYAINPARDLGPRLAHQLLPIANKGNSDWGYSLVPIVGPIIGGAVAAGVFNILPL